The following is a genomic window from Sphingobacterium spiritivorum.
ATGAGCATAACCCTTAGTCCGGTTTTTGGTCATCAGGGTTTTAAATTAAAGTTCTGCCAAAGCATATAGCCGCTGGACGTCTTTCCGGATGTATTTGTATAATTGACAAATATCCATTTATCATCAATAATATTCTCCAGTTCAATGTATGCCTTATCGCCCTTTATGAGATAAGTCCGGAGGCGTGAATTGCTTTTGGTCGTTTTATAAAAATATGCTTTAGCTGTTTTGATCAGGTATTCTCCGGGGATTTGAGTTGTTATTTTAGTATAGCTACCCGCAAAATCTTCCGGTAAATTTTCTGCATTACAATCTGAAAATATTGTATTTAATGCGTTTTTACTAAAGCTAAGTCTGACGGTACAGGCACTTTCTTCCTGTTTCCTGAGTATGCATACATTGTCTTTGAGTACACCTTGTCCGCTGAATGCACCGTGTGTGCCGGAAGAGGTATTCCACCAGGCAAATATTTCACCTTTCAACTGGGATTGACTCTTTTGTACTGCAATAGTGCAGGAAGCGCCTGTTTTGTCTGTACGGCGGTAGGTGCCTGTCTGGGCAAGTACAGAAAGCATTACAAGACTGAAAAGTATACTGATAAAAGCCTTCATCGGACATATAACATTTGTAATACGATTTTGTTACGGAAAAGGGTTTAATACATGCTTTATCCGGCTAATAAATTGTTTTAATATTTATATCTGAATGTGTGTACGGGAGTTATTAAAGCAGGAAATGGTAGGTCCATATTTTTATATTCAGAAAGAAAAAACAGATTACCGGATGTATGAATTTAATTTATATTTTTATACCCGTACAAATAAAATATAACACATGGCATCAGGTTTTTTTGCGATTTTGGATGATATAGCTGCTTTAATGGACGATGTAGCAGTTACGAGTAAAATAGCCACACAAAAAACAGCAGGAATACTTGGCGATGATCTGGCCGTCAATGCAGAAAAAGCGACAGGATTTCTTTCCTCACGCGAACTACCCGTATTATGGGCGATTACAAAAGGATCTTTAATTAATAAGCTTATCATAGTTCCTATTGCTTTGCTTTTAAATGTATTTTTTCCGATAGCCATTAAGTTTATACTTGTTTTAGGAGGTTTTTATCTGGCCTACGAGGGTGTAGAAAAAATTATTGAATACTTCTTTCACCGTTCGAAAAAAGGGCATGAAGTTATAGCGGAAAGAAAGGAAAATGATAGTGAAGTCGAAAAAACTAAAATAAAATCTGCTGTTACGACTGATTTTATTCTTTCTGTAGAGATTGTCATAATAGCCCTGGGTACAGTGTTGGATAAGAGCCTTACCTTACAGATTATAACTGTTTCTGTGGTGGCTCTTGTCGCTACTATCGGTGTGTACGGGATTGTGGCTTTAATTGTCAGAATGGATGATGCGGGTTATAAACTGATAAAACATTCAGATGATAAAGGTTTGTTATCTAAACTAGGGCACTTATTGGTAAGTTCACTTCCGATTATTATCAAATGCCTAGCGGTAGTGGGAACTGTCGCTTTGATACTGGTATCGGGTGGTATCTTTGTTCACAATATCGATTATTTACATCATATTGCTCCTAATATTCCTTCCATAGTAAAAGAAGTGACAATCGGACTGATAGCCGGACTTCTGGTAGTTGCCCTTGTGACAGGCAGCAAAAAACTGATTGGCCTGTTCAGAACAGCAGATTAAATATTTAGCGAAGCTAATTTTCTCTCCTTGGAAAGGAGAAACGGTTGATCCTGGTTAATTCTCTCCTTTCCAAGGAGAGATGCCCGTAGGCAGAGAGGTTGATTGTAAAAGTTAATAGGGTTTATAAAGTAGATAAAGTTAAGAAGTGATAGAGTTAGAGGGTTGTACTTGTGTCTGTGCTACTACTGTTGCTGCTATTCTCTCCTTTCCAAGGAGAGATGCCCGAAGGGCAGAGAGATTGATTGTAAAAGTTAATAGGGTTTATAAAGTAGATAAAGTTAAGAAGTGATAGAGTTAGAGGGTTGTACTTGTGTCTGTGCTACTACTGCTGTTGCTATTCTCTCCTTTCTAAAGAGAGATGCCCGTAGGGCAGAGAAGCTTTAATACTATTCACTAAAGTACATCAGAAAAAAATGAGTATACATGCGCCAGACGAAAAAAATCCCGGATTCATTAAGAATCCGGGATTTTGTTTATTTAATGCGTATCAAGTATCTGAAACAGACTTTTGATACAGCCTTTCCTTTTTTAAGAAAACAATTTCTACTTAGCGAATGAAAAGTAACTCTCTCAATTTCGGTAAAGGCCATTTACTGTCATCTACGATTTGCTCCAGTTTGTTAACATGGTAACGGATCTGATCGAAATATGGTTTTACCAATTCGTCATAAGCAATAGAACGCTCACGTACATCTTCCAGAGCATTTGCTTTTTTACGTTCCTGACGCATAGCTTCAGCTTCTTCAAGAATTGTGTTAGCGTGTTTAGAGATCCGTTCGATCAGGTTCAGCTGAGAACTGTATGCTTCTTTTGGAAGACCCAGATCTTTTAATCCTTTCACATTCGTGATCAGGTCATTCTGGTAGGTGAATGCTGCTGGAGCGATCAGACTACTTACGATCTCACCGATAACACGCGCTTCGATCTGAAGTTTCTTGTAGAAGTTCTCCAACAAAATCTCGTGACGTGCTTCACTTTCACGGTGGCTGTAGATACCCATTTTTTCGAAGAGATCAAGAGAACTTTCTTTCGTGTAGATATCCAATGCTTTTGGAGTAGACTTGATATTAGACAATCCTCTTGCTGCAGCTTCTTGTTCCCACTCATCACTGTAACCATTACCTTCAAAACGGATAGCTTTTGATTCTTTGATGTATTTGCGGACAACATTAAGAATCGCAAGATCTTTTTTCGTGCCTTTTTTAATTTGTTTGTCTACTTCGATTTTAAATTCAGCCAGTTGATTTGCTACAATTGCATTCAATACTGTCATTGGCAATGCTGAGTTCGCAGATGAACCTACTGCACGGAATTCAAATTTATTACCTGTAAAGGCGAAAGGAGAAGTACGGTTACGATCTGTATTATCCAATCTCAATTCTGGGATTTTAGGAATACCATGCCATAAGTTTGCTTCAGCTTTTACTTTTTTAGCTACACGTGCAGATTCAACTTCTTCCAGTAATTCATCCAGTTGAGAACCCAGGAAGATAGAAATAATTGCAGGTGGTGCTTCATTGGCACCCAGACGGTGATCATTGCTCGCACTTGCGATAGATGCACGTAACAAATCTGCATGCTCATGAACAGCTTTGATCGTATTTACGAAGAAAGTCAGGAACATCAGGTTGTTTTTTGGTGTTTTGCCCGGAGACAATAAGTTGACACCTGTATTTGTGATCAGAGACCAGTTATTGTGTTTTCCTGATCCGTTAACACCACTATAAGGTTTCTCATGTAGTAACACTTTGAAACTGTGGCGTAAGGCTACCTGGTCCATTACGTTTTGCAACAATTGATTGTGGTCGATAGCTAAGTTAATCTCTTCAAACATCGGAGCACACTCAAATTGCGAAGGCGCAACTTCGTTGTGTCTTGTTTTCAAAGGAATACCCAGTTTCAGAGATTCATTTTCAAGATCTACCATAAACGCAAGTACACGCTCAGGGATAGCTCCAAAATAATGATCTTCTAACTGCTGACCTTTTGCAGAAATATGTCCGAATAATGTACGGCCTGTAAGCTGTAAGTCAGGTCTTGCATTGTATAAGGCAAGGTCTACAAGGAAATATTCCTGCTCGATACCCAGAGATGGAGTAACTTTAGTGACAGCTTTATCAAAGTACTGAGCTACTTCTACAGCAGCTTTATCAATAGAATTGATTGCTTTCAGCAAAGGTGCTTTATAATCTAAAGACTCACCTGTATAGGATACAAAAACGGTAGGGATACATAAGGTCTTGCCACCACCTGTTTCGAAAATAAATGCAGGGGAAGTCGGATCCCATGCGGTATAACCTCTGGCTTCAAAGGTATTACGAATACCTCCGTTAGGGAAGCTGGAAGCATCCGGCTCTTGTTGAACTAATGCATCAGCAGTAAACTTTTCAATTGCGCCACCATCACTGTCCGGCTCAAAGAAAGCATCGTGTTTTTCAGCTGTAGAACCTGTTAATGGTTGAAACCAGTGCGTGTAGTGTGAAGCTCCATTGGCAATTGCCCAGGATTTCATTGCCTGGGAGATGTGTTCTGCCAAGTCACGGTCAATCGTTGTTCCCTCTTCAATGATCTCTACCAACTGCTTGTAAGAGTTTTTTGGTAGAAAATCCTTCATTTTAGAGATGGTAAAAACATTTTTACCATAAAGGGCTGTTGCTTTTTGCAATGCCAATGGTTGTGTAGAGGTCTTAGGTCTGCCACCTGCTGCTTCTACGGCCTGGAATCTTAAGTCTGACATTTAGAATTAGTGTTGAAATTTCTTTTTTTTAATTAAAAAATCATATTGATCCTCTAATAATGTTGTAAAAATATGGTGTTTTGGTAAAAATAAAAATATTTTTTTAAAATAATTTGAATTATTCTGTGATTTTGTTGTGAATTTTTAGCTTTTTGTGTTTTTGTTTATGATTTTTATTGCCTTTAGGGCTGTTCTTATTGTATTTTGTTTGCAAAATTCAGGAATTTACAGTTTTTTATTGATTTCTTATTGTTTTGTTAATGCTGCCTGTTGTGTAATAAAAAAATCTGATTTTGATGGAGTATTATGTAAAAGGCAAATAGAAAAGATATGTTTTAGTAAAAAAACTGCTATTTGTGTTTTCTGTACTTTTATTTTTTGTCATAAAGCTATTTGTTTTCATGATATTGATCAGACAGACCAAAAGATATTCTTTTGTACTTTTGATCCGATTTTTTAATATTATAAAAGGATGGATAGAATACAGGAAGTACAAGATTACATTCAGGCAGAAAGAGATGTTTTACTAAAGCACCCGTTATATGAAAAGCTAAATGATCTGGAATCATTAAAGCATTTTACAGAAGTACACG
Proteins encoded in this region:
- a CDS encoding glutamine synthetase III family protein gives rise to the protein MSDLRFQAVEAAGGRPKTSTQPLALQKATALYGKNVFTISKMKDFLPKNSYKQLVEIIEEGTTIDRDLAEHISQAMKSWAIANGASHYTHWFQPLTGSTAEKHDAFFEPDSDGGAIEKFTADALVQQEPDASSFPNGGIRNTFEARGYTAWDPTSPAFIFETGGGKTLCIPTVFVSYTGESLDYKAPLLKAINSIDKAAVEVAQYFDKAVTKVTPSLGIEQEYFLVDLALYNARPDLQLTGRTLFGHISAKGQQLEDHYFGAIPERVLAFMVDLENESLKLGIPLKTRHNEVAPSQFECAPMFEEINLAIDHNQLLQNVMDQVALRHSFKVLLHEKPYSGVNGSGKHNNWSLITNTGVNLLSPGKTPKNNLMFLTFFVNTIKAVHEHADLLRASIASASNDHRLGANEAPPAIISIFLGSQLDELLEEVESARVAKKVKAEANLWHGIPKIPELRLDNTDRNRTSPFAFTGNKFEFRAVGSSANSALPMTVLNAIVANQLAEFKIEVDKQIKKGTKKDLAILNVVRKYIKESKAIRFEGNGYSDEWEQEAAARGLSNIKSTPKALDIYTKESSLDLFEKMGIYSHRESEARHEILLENFYKKLQIEARVIGEIVSSLIAPAAFTYQNDLITNVKGLKDLGLPKEAYSSQLNLIERISKHANTILEEAEAMRQERKKANALEDVRERSIAYDELVKPYFDQIRYHVNKLEQIVDDSKWPLPKLRELLFIR
- a CDS encoding DUF808 domain-containing protein, with product MASGFFAILDDIAALMDDVAVTSKIATQKTAGILGDDLAVNAEKATGFLSSRELPVLWAITKGSLINKLIIVPIALLLNVFFPIAIKFILVLGGFYLAYEGVEKIIEYFFHRSKKGHEVIAERKENDSEVEKTKIKSAVTTDFILSVEIVIIALGTVLDKSLTLQIITVSVVALVATIGVYGIVALIVRMDDAGYKLIKHSDDKGLLSKLGHLLVSSLPIIIKCLAVVGTVALILVSGGIFVHNIDYLHHIAPNIPSIVKEVTIGLIAGLLVVALVTGSKKLIGLFRTAD